In Mustela nigripes isolate SB6536 chromosome 10, MUSNIG.SB6536, whole genome shotgun sequence, one DNA window encodes the following:
- the CFHR5 gene encoding complement factor H-related protein 5 — MLLLINVILIFWISTAGVQASSYCNYPKINHGIIYGRERSEEHSLVPVGEIYYYSCEYNFASPSRSFWTRIICTEEGWSPTPRCLGQCFFPSVENGHSASSGKTHLEGDSVQIVCDVGYSLPHNSDTISCLQDGWSFPPKCSTTNIECLLPVLKPNIDVYPKKAIYNAGDVLEFSCEGGLRRVGPDSIQCYHFGWSPNFPTCKGQVQSCGQPPQVLNSKIKGIRKAVYEHGETVEYECPPYFLLTGPAKIQCIDGEWTNVPTCVGQVKACGPVPHLENGYAQFSILPFQHGVSVELNCRDTYTMIGNNVITCIDGTWTELPTCVETDQLKGCSRPKFHLGIRIRPTLSQYNHSTRLYYNCLPRFKRMQSICINGKWYPEPNCIGKWRELCPPPPQIPNAQKMLTTVNYRNKAKVAILCKENYLLHGPREIVCIDGQWQSLPQCIEATLYCGPPPLVSNGDITSFPLSVYPPGSTVQYRCQSFYELQGSIEVACRNGQWSEPPRCLDACIISEVNMNKNNIQLRWKDIRKLYVKTGDFVEFDCKWPFKAKTSKESFRIVCQEGKFEYPMCE; from the exons ATGCTGCTTTTAATTAATGTCATTCTAATCTTCTGGATTTCTACTGCTGGGGTGCAAG cCTCTTCCTACTGTAATTACCCAAAAATAAACCACGGAATTATATATGGTAGAGAGCGCTCGGAGGAACATTCCCTGGTTCCTGTTGGggaaatttattattattcttgtgAATATAATTTTGCATCTCCTTCACGATCCTTTTGGACTCGCATCATCTGCACAGAGGAAGGATGGTCACCAACACCCAGGTGTCTCG GAcagtgtttctttccttctgtggaaAATGGTCATTCTGCATCTTCAGGAAAAACACACCTGGAAGGTGACAGCGTACAAATTGTCTGTGATGTTGGCTACAGCCTTCCTCATAATAGTGACACCATTTCATGTTTGCAAGACGGCTGGTCTTTTCCTCCCAAATGCAGTACCACCA atataGAATGCCTTCTTCCAGTTTTAAAACCAAATATAGATGTTTACCCAAAAAAAGCAATATACAATGCTGGAGATGTCTTGGAATTTTCCTGTGAAGGAGGACTTAGAAGAGTTGGACCAGATTCAATTCAATGCTATCACTTTGGATGGTCACCTAATTTTCCAACATGCAAAG GGCAAGTACAGTCATGCGGCCAACCTCCTCAGGTCCTGAATAGTAAAATAAAGGGGATAAGGAAAGCCGTATATGAACACGGCGAGACGGTGGAATATGAATGCCCTCCCTACTTTCTACTGACGGGGCCTGCGAAAATACAGTGCATCGATGGAGAATGGACTAATGTACCCACTTGCGTTG GACAAGTTAAAGCATGTGGCCCTGTACCTCACCTTGAGAATGGCTATGCCCAGTTCTCTATTCTTCCCTTCCAACATGGTGTTTCTGTGGAGCTGAATTGCAGAGATACATATACAATGATTGGAAATAATGTAATTACCTGTATTGATGGAACGTGGACTGAACTTCCTACGTGTGTTG aaacaGACCAACTTAAAGGATGTAGCAGACCAAAATTTCATCTAGGAATACGGATAAGACCAACTCTGAGTCAATATAATCATAGTACCAGATTATATTACAATTGTCTTCCGAGGTTCAAACGCATGCAATCAATCTGCATCAATGGGAAATGGTATCCTGAACCAAACTGCATAG gaaaatggagagaattgTGCCCACCTCCACCTCAGATACCTAATGCTCAGAAAATGCTAACCACAGTGAATTATCGGAATAAAGCAAAAGTAGCCATTCTCTGCAAAGAAAATTATCTACTTCATGGACCAAGAGAAATTGTGTGTATAGATGGACAATGGCAGTCCTTACCACAATGTATTG AGGCCACACTATATTGCGGTCCCCCTCCACTTGTTAGCAATGGAGACATCACCTCATTCCCATTATCAGTATATCCTCCAGGATCAACAGTCCAGTACCGTTGTCAGTCTTTCTATGAGCTTCAGGGCTCCATAGAGGTAGCATGCAGAAATGGACAGTGGTCAGAACCACCAAGATGCCTAG atgCCTGTATAATTTCTGAAGTTAAcatgaacaaaaataatatacagtTAAGATGGAAAGACATCAGAAAACTTTATGTGAAAACAGGTGATTTTGTTGAATTTGACTGTAAATGGCCGTTTAAAGCAAAGACATCAAAGGAATCTTTTCGGATTGTCTGTCAGGAAGGGAAATTTGAATACCCCATGTGTGAATGA